Proteins encoded by one window of Ralstonia sp. RRA:
- a CDS encoding integrase — MSEPRPADAAPPPEKAASQADLQAFAQDRKRVQAWLDARATGARAVGASTLSQYRVEAERVCWYARTFGKPIVNWLRDDAVAYLRFLQEPPAWAISARGIERDDANWTPLRGALSARSTRQSSVITANLCGWLQRTGYLRTNPFLDDNAIVITVPEPSTTSAAPSVPQSAVESEASLSAADTTLLVDAVRARVALGREARLRQARDRFLAELLAHAGLRVSELVSARMGDVALHAVSTAQASTDDALPASVWLLAVGSGRTQRWLPCDALMVALREYRTAFGLSPLPLPDEATPLLLSIRKRSPRRADGSIIDSPALRRDFGERKGIASRSQLLQIVKAMLVEAADYARTLGQSDAAARLAHASLRGVRGAHLRERLASGEAAADVAHALGLAALPTAAARAREANLTASIAEAARKLATPSA; from the coding sequence ATGTCCGAACCGCGCCCGGCAGACGCCGCGCCTCCTCCCGAGAAAGCCGCCTCCCAGGCGGATCTGCAAGCGTTCGCGCAAGATCGCAAACGTGTGCAGGCGTGGCTTGACGCACGGGCAACGGGCGCGCGCGCGGTGGGGGCGTCAACGCTGTCGCAGTACCGTGTGGAAGCGGAGCGCGTGTGCTGGTATGCGCGCACGTTTGGCAAGCCGATCGTCAATTGGCTGCGCGACGACGCCGTCGCCTATCTGCGCTTTTTGCAAGAACCACCTGCCTGGGCCATCAGCGCGCGTGGCATCGAACGTGACGATGCCAACTGGACACCACTGCGCGGCGCGCTCTCGGCACGCTCCACTCGCCAGAGCAGTGTGATCACCGCCAACCTGTGCGGCTGGCTGCAACGCACCGGCTATCTGCGCACGAACCCGTTTCTCGATGACAACGCGATCGTCATCACCGTACCGGAGCCGAGCACGACATCCGCCGCACCATCGGTACCGCAGTCGGCCGTCGAGTCCGAAGCCTCGCTGAGCGCCGCCGACACGACACTGCTGGTGGATGCGGTGCGCGCACGCGTGGCGTTGGGCCGTGAAGCCCGCCTGCGCCAGGCACGCGATCGCTTCCTCGCCGAGCTGCTCGCACATGCGGGCCTGCGTGTGTCGGAACTCGTGAGCGCGCGCATGGGCGATGTCGCGCTGCATGCCGTCTCCACGGCGCAAGCGTCAACCGATGACGCGCTGCCGGCATCCGTCTGGTTGCTGGCGGTCGGCAGCGGACGTACACAGCGGTGGCTACCGTGCGATGCGTTGATGGTCGCGCTGCGCGAGTACCGCACCGCGTTCGGTCTGTCGCCGCTGCCGTTGCCCGACGAAGCCACGCCGCTGCTGCTCTCGATCCGTAAACGCTCCCCGCGCCGTGCCGACGGCAGCATCATCGATTCCCCCGCCTTGCGCCGCGATTTCGGCGAGCGCAAGGGCATTGCCTCACGCTCGCAACTGCTACAGATCGTGAAAGCCATGCTGGTCGAAGCTGCGGACTACGCACGCACCCTCGGCCAGAGCGATGCGGCGGCACGCCTGGCGCATGCCTCGCTGCGCGGTGTTCGTGGCGCACACCTACGCGAGCGGCTTGCCTCTGGTGAGGCGGCGGCCGACGTGGCCCATGCTCTCGGCCTGGCAGCGCTGCCCACTGCCGCCGCACGAGCACGTGAAGCCAATCTGACCGCCAGCATTGCCGAGGCGGCACGCAAACTGGCCACACCGTCGGCCTGA
- a CDS encoding DUF4397 domain-containing protein — protein MKKNQIRKIAAVLALGSLGVLAACGGGDDDIGQIIGTSAPQYRTVHANPFIQNVDFGVNGTVKIANVGFKSVSSYFGIDSVPTVATVASAGTSAPLATASLSPANGHRYTALAIVAATGTATSLSIIDDPYNKSILSDKARVRTFNASYNANNVDVYVTAPNADITTLSPTMSGAAYGAASPVSTQDSIYLDGGTYQVSVTTAGTKNVIFASQPFSLANNADWLITTLPAGGVGAVTPNAIRVLVAQANGASQTASELPSK, from the coding sequence ATGAAGAAGAACCAGATCAGGAAGATTGCCGCCGTGCTTGCATTGGGCTCACTGGGCGTGCTGGCGGCGTGCGGTGGTGGCGATGACGATATCGGCCAGATCATTGGCACCAGCGCGCCGCAGTACCGCACGGTGCATGCCAATCCGTTCATCCAGAACGTCGACTTTGGCGTGAACGGCACCGTCAAGATTGCCAACGTTGGCTTCAAGAGCGTCAGCAGCTATTTCGGGATCGATTCGGTGCCGACCGTTGCGACCGTGGCGAGCGCCGGTACCTCGGCGCCGCTGGCTACGGCGAGTCTTTCCCCAGCCAACGGACATCGCTATACCGCACTGGCAATCGTCGCGGCCACTGGCACCGCGACCAGCCTGTCCATCATCGATGATCCGTACAACAAGTCGATTCTCTCAGACAAGGCACGCGTGCGTACCTTCAACGCGTCATACAACGCGAACAACGTTGACGTGTATGTGACCGCGCCAAATGCTGATATCACCACCCTTTCGCCCACCATGAGCGGCGCGGCATATGGGGCCGCATCGCCGGTCAGCACGCAGGACTCGATCTATCTGGATGGCGGTACGTACCAGGTGAGCGTGACGACGGCAGGTACAAAGAACGTCATCTTTGCTTCGCAACCATTCAGCCTGGCCAACAACGCCGACTGGCTGATCACCACACTGCCTGCCGGCGGTGTGGGCGCGGTCACGCCGAACGCCATTCGGGTGCTGGTGGCACAGGCCAACGGCGCTTCGCAGACAGCCTCCGAACTGCCGTCGAAGTAA